In a genomic window of Salegentibacter salegens:
- the purH gene encoding bifunctional phosphoribosylaminoimidazolecarboxamide formyltransferase/IMP cyclohydrolase, with translation MSDLKKAKSALISVFSKDGLEPIVKKLNDLGITIYSTGGTEKFIKDLGIEVVPVEDVTSYPSILGGRVKTLHPKVFGGILNRQDNEGDVKELAEYEIPQLDIVIVDLYPFEKTVASGASEQDIIEKIDIGGISLIRAAAKNFKDVLCVSSVEDYKDFENLLEEKNGETSLADRKLFAGKAFNISSHYDTAIFNYFNTNGEVKAYKESIQTGKELRYGENPHQQGTFYGDFDAMFKKLHGKELSYNNLLDVDAAVNLINEFKGEAPTFAILKHNNACGLAQRDTVHQAYVDALAGDPVSAFGGVLISNVEIDKTTAEEIHQLFCEVVIAPSYSNEAEEILKGKKNRILLIQKETKLPQQQVRTCLNGVLVQDKDNKTDALEDLKETTNNKPTDAELSDLLFASKICKHTKSNTIVLAKNKQLCASGTGQTSRVDALTHSIEKARSFKFDLNGAVMASDAFFPFPDCVEIAGNAGISAVIQPGGSIKDQLSIDYCNENNIAMVMTGTRHFKH, from the coding sequence ATGAGCGACTTAAAAAAAGCAAAATCTGCTTTAATATCTGTATTCAGCAAAGACGGCCTGGAACCCATCGTAAAAAAACTGAACGACCTGGGAATCACCATTTACTCTACCGGAGGCACCGAAAAATTCATTAAAGATTTAGGCATTGAAGTAGTTCCCGTAGAAGATGTAACTTCTTATCCTTCAATTTTAGGCGGAAGGGTGAAAACGCTCCACCCAAAAGTTTTTGGCGGAATTTTGAATAGACAGGATAATGAAGGTGATGTAAAGGAACTTGCTGAATACGAAATTCCGCAGCTAGACATTGTGATTGTAGACCTTTATCCGTTTGAGAAAACCGTTGCTTCGGGAGCTTCAGAACAGGATATCATTGAAAAAATTGATATTGGCGGAATTTCACTAATTCGCGCTGCGGCAAAGAACTTTAAAGATGTACTTTGCGTTTCTTCGGTAGAAGATTATAAAGATTTTGAAAATTTACTGGAAGAAAAAAATGGTGAGACCAGCCTTGCCGACCGTAAACTTTTTGCCGGTAAAGCTTTTAATATTTCCTCACATTACGATACGGCAATTTTTAACTATTTTAATACAAATGGGGAAGTAAAAGCCTATAAAGAAAGCATCCAAACCGGGAAAGAATTGCGATATGGTGAAAACCCACATCAGCAAGGAACTTTTTACGGAGATTTTGATGCCATGTTTAAAAAACTGCACGGAAAAGAACTATCTTACAATAACTTATTGGATGTTGATGCAGCGGTAAACCTCATTAACGAGTTTAAAGGTGAAGCACCAACTTTTGCTATTTTAAAACACAATAATGCTTGTGGTTTAGCGCAACGTGATACGGTTCACCAGGCTTATGTAGATGCTTTGGCGGGAGATCCTGTTTCAGCATTTGGAGGAGTTTTAATTAGTAATGTTGAAATTGATAAAACTACTGCTGAAGAAATTCATCAATTATTCTGCGAGGTGGTAATTGCTCCTTCATATTCCAATGAAGCCGAAGAAATTCTGAAAGGAAAAAAGAATAGGATTTTATTAATTCAGAAAGAAACTAAACTTCCGCAGCAACAAGTGAGAACTTGTTTAAATGGGGTTTTGGTTCAGGACAAAGACAATAAAACTGACGCTTTAGAAGATTTAAAAGAAACCACGAACAATAAACCAACAGATGCTGAGTTATCTGACCTGTTGTTTGCTTCCAAAATTTGCAAGCATACCAAATCGAATACCATCGTTTTAGCAAAAAACAAGCAATTGTGCGCCAGCGGCACCGGGCAAACTTCTCGTGTAGATGCTTTAACACACAGCATAGAGAAAGCAAGATCTTTTAAATTCGATTTAAATGGAGCCGTTATGGCCAGCGACGCGTTTTTCCCGTTTCCTGATTGTGTAGAGATTGCTGGAAATGCAGGAATTTCGGCAGTAATCCAGCCTGGAGGATCTATAAAAGACCAGCTAAGTATAGATTATTGCAACGAAAATAATATAGCTATGGTGATGACGGGAACACGCCATTTTAAACATTAA
- a CDS encoding ABC transporter permease — protein MLIYLRVLRESFNFAINALKNNKLRTFLSLLGVTIGIFSIIGVLAAVDSLEREIKGSLSALDNSTIIVMRFSFGPTDIPQWKRQQFPDVSYDEYQFLKRNLPNTESISFTIGVPDESIKYQDVTSTGVGVGAITHEYYDIEALELEEGRFFNESESVSGSPVIVLGHEIADNLFGGLNPLGKEVRLYGRKLTVIGVLKKQGASLFGGSRDGQVFVPANIVRRVYGDNNKGVFPQLILKPEDDVDNAEYMAVLEQQLRNYRGIKPGDINNFFVNQLQGFADLIDNITGQLNFIGLIISGFSLLVGGFGIANIMFVSVKERTNLIGIQKSLGAKNKFILFQFLFEAVILAVIGGLVGLGLVWLGSIAASQFTGDFEFVLSSWNMFVGFAVSAVIGLISGIIPAISASKLDPVEAIRTGM, from the coding sequence ATGCTGATATATTTACGCGTACTTAGGGAGAGTTTTAATTTTGCGATAAACGCGCTTAAAAACAACAAGTTAAGAACATTTCTTTCTTTGCTTGGAGTTACTATTGGAATTTTTTCCATTATTGGTGTACTTGCCGCAGTAGATTCTTTAGAACGCGAAATTAAAGGAAGTTTAAGCGCTTTAGATAACAGTACCATTATTGTGATGCGTTTTTCTTTTGGCCCAACCGATATTCCACAATGGAAGCGGCAGCAATTTCCAGATGTTTCTTACGATGAATATCAATTCTTAAAAAGAAATTTACCCAATACAGAATCTATAAGTTTTACCATTGGCGTTCCAGATGAATCTATAAAATACCAGGATGTTACCAGTACCGGTGTTGGTGTTGGTGCGATTACCCACGAATATTACGATATTGAAGCGCTGGAACTGGAAGAAGGCCGGTTTTTTAACGAATCTGAATCGGTTAGTGGTTCTCCTGTAATTGTGTTAGGGCACGAAATTGCAGATAACCTTTTTGGCGGACTTAATCCTCTTGGAAAAGAGGTGCGTTTATATGGCAGAAAACTTACGGTTATTGGTGTGCTCAAAAAACAGGGTGCCAGTTTGTTTGGCGGTTCCCGCGATGGGCAGGTATTCGTACCTGCAAATATTGTGAGAAGAGTTTATGGTGATAATAATAAAGGCGTTTTTCCTCAATTGATTTTAAAGCCTGAAGATGATGTTGATAATGCGGAATATATGGCTGTACTTGAGCAGCAATTGCGTAATTACCGCGGAATTAAACCCGGGGATATCAATAATTTCTTTGTAAACCAGCTTCAGGGTTTTGCTGATCTTATAGATAATATAACCGGCCAGCTGAATTTTATAGGATTAATAATTAGCGGATTTTCATTACTGGTGGGCGGTTTCGGAATCGCCAATATTATGTTTGTGAGTGTTAAAGAACGAACCAATTTAATTGGTATTCAAAAATCTTTGGGAGCCAAAAATAAATTTATTCTCTTTCAATTTTTATTTGAAGCGGTAATCCTTGCTGTTATTGGCGGTCTTGTAGGATTGGGATTGGTTTGGTTGGGTTCTATCGCGGCTTCACAATTTACCGGCGACTTTGAGTTTGTGCTTTCTTCCTGGAATATGTTTGTAGGCTTTGCAGTTTCAGCAGTAATCGGGTTAATTTCGGGAATAATTCCGGCAATTTCAGCTTCAAAATTAGATCCGGTAGAAGCCATTAGAACGGGAATGTAA
- a CDS encoding GAF domain-containing protein, giving the protein MSFQKLKPEIKAILESENLSVDHRLSQVCEVLKENIPYYDWVGFYFKNGDKDELKLRSFAGEPTDHTIIPFGKGICGQVAVSNKNFVVPDVKAQTNYIACSINVKAEIVVPLFLNGENIGQIDIDSHTPDPFSKEDENFLQWVNERVAKVLS; this is encoded by the coding sequence ATGTCATTTCAAAAATTAAAACCGGAAATTAAAGCGATTCTTGAAAGCGAAAACCTATCGGTAGACCACAGGTTATCTCAGGTTTGCGAAGTTTTAAAAGAAAATATTCCTTATTACGATTGGGTAGGTTTTTATTTTAAAAATGGCGATAAAGATGAATTGAAATTGCGCTCTTTCGCCGGGGAACCTACAGATCATACTATTATTCCTTTTGGAAAAGGAATTTGCGGGCAGGTAGCGGTTTCTAATAAAAACTTTGTGGTTCCAGATGTAAAAGCGCAAACTAATTATATAGCCTGCAGCATTAACGTGAAAGCTGAAATTGTTGTGCCGCTTTTCTTAAACGGCGAGAATATTGGTCAGATTGATATTGATTCGCACACCCCAGATCCATTTTCTAAGGAAGATGAAAATTTTTTACAATGGGTGAATGAGCGCGTAGCGAAGGTTTTAAGTTAG
- the xrtF gene encoding exosortase family protein XrtF — protein sequence MIRLFVKYKSVLLFIFMFLGSYLVFTLIYNLYLELFRSPVYYPDYFTHLVAKQSEALISSFGYNAQILPHQSELSMKLIVNEVYLARIVEGCNAISIIILFLAFILSFFGRLKLTLLYLLAGIVIIYAMNIIRIAILAVGIYEYPEYTDFLHSIIFPLIIYGTVFILWLIWVRIYSRKHTV from the coding sequence TTGATCAGGTTATTCGTTAAATACAAATCGGTACTTCTTTTCATTTTTATGTTCTTAGGGAGTTACCTGGTTTTTACGCTAATCTATAATCTCTATTTAGAACTTTTTAGATCTCCAGTTTATTACCCCGATTATTTTACCCATCTCGTGGCCAAACAAAGTGAAGCCTTAATTAGTAGTTTTGGTTATAATGCACAAATTTTGCCCCACCAGTCAGAGCTTTCTATGAAACTTATTGTTAATGAAGTTTACCTGGCTAGAATCGTGGAAGGGTGTAATGCAATTAGTATCATTATTCTATTTCTTGCTTTTATACTTTCTTTCTTCGGAAGATTGAAACTCACACTACTTTATCTATTGGCGGGAATTGTAATAATTTATGCGATGAATATTATTAGAATTGCTATTCTCGCAGTTGGAATTTATGAATATCCTGAGTATACCGACTTTCTTCATAGCATTATTTTCCCATTAATTATCTACGGCACCGTATTTATACTTTGGCTTATTTGGGTGCGTATTTATAGCCGTAAACATACCGTATGA
- a CDS encoding exosortase F system-associated membrane protein, whose amino-acid sequence MKQLLRLSGIGILVVLLVLVRLFEHQLFYDPLIDFYRYGGHLAMDVPQIIFPKLLLNISLRYWLNTIISLLILFVAFRDKNIVKFAALLFALLFGISLAMFSVLYFNLNAQNVMGLFYVRRFLIHPLFILILLPAFYYYRLKKRANP is encoded by the coding sequence ATGAAACAGCTATTAAGACTTTCAGGGATTGGAATTTTAGTAGTCTTGCTGGTTTTGGTAAGGCTTTTTGAGCATCAGCTGTTTTACGACCCTTTAATTGATTTTTACCGCTACGGTGGCCATTTGGCGATGGATGTGCCTCAAATTATCTTCCCTAAACTATTGCTGAATATAAGTTTACGTTACTGGCTAAACACCATAATTTCCCTGCTTATTCTTTTTGTAGCCTTTCGAGATAAGAATATCGTGAAATTCGCTGCTTTATTATTTGCTTTACTTTTTGGGATTAGCCTGGCCATGTTTAGTGTACTTTATTTTAATCTAAATGCACAAAATGTAATGGGCCTATTTTATGTGAGAAGATTTCTAATTCATCCGCTGTTTATTCTCATTTTACTGCCTGCTTTTTACTATTACCGGTTGAAAAAAAGAGCAAATCCATAA
- a CDS encoding HYC_CC_PP family protein — MKKAFQHSISVAMAFLVLFSTFSFTVDKHFCGSFLVDKAIFSEAKTCGMEMETSTEDSCCTNEKLAIEGQDELKHQFDSLDLDQQVFLAGFAYSYIFIFEDYSKEITPFKDYSPPLLVSDIQLEDQVFLI; from the coding sequence ATGAAAAAAGCTTTTCAACATAGCATTTCTGTAGCAATGGCATTTTTGGTGCTGTTTTCAACCTTTTCTTTTACGGTTGATAAACATTTCTGCGGAAGCTTTTTAGTAGATAAAGCCATTTTTTCTGAAGCGAAAACCTGCGGCATGGAAATGGAAACTTCAACTGAAGATTCCTGCTGCACAAATGAAAAATTAGCTATAGAAGGTCAGGATGAGTTAAAACATCAATTTGATTCCCTGGACCTGGACCAACAGGTTTTTCTTGCCGGTTTTGCTTATTCCTATATCTTCATTTTTGAAGATTATTCAAAGGAAATTACTCCATTTAAAGATTACTCTCCTCCCTTGCTCGTCAGCGATATACAGCTGGAAGATCAGGTCTTCCTTATTTGA